TGTGATCTCTCTTCTCCTCCGGCGAACTAGCGTCGGCCGTGATCTCTCTTCTTCTCCGCCTTCCAGATCTGTCTCGTCACCGCCTAGATCTGCCGCCGCCGTCACCAACAAAACCCCCATCGTCGCCGGAGAAGAAAGCCAAGTCAGCTGCTGCTCCGCCGTCAGTAGTCGCTGCTCCGGCCGCGGCGCGTCGGCCAGCTCCGACCGCAGCTCGTCCCTTCGACTCCGACGAGATTTTGCGTATGGGTCTTctcgatttttcataatttcagtctcGGTTCATCTGGTATTTCTTATTTCTTCGTGCAAGGATAGTTGAAAATCATTGATTTGGGGTTTCGAATTTGAGATCTTGGTTTGTTTATGAGTTTTATTCGGGCTTATGAATTATTCATCGTGAGGTTTTGTCATGGTTTTTCGATCTGTCCGGTTGAATTCAAtatcgagtttggagttgttcgttgtgaggttctccgatcgagtattttggttttcgaatttctttattatcgataAGGATTAgtttcatcgaggtccatttcttctaaccgaatctttaatttattttgacttgttattgatgttgtgggtatggatgatttatttgtttgtgttcggtttgaatcttcgttgtttgtgttgtgtttgatgttggtttcggattatAAGATGTGATTGGAAAATCGAAGCATGCACTAATCATGTGGTTTAAAGGGGATTTAGGGCACGAGTTAAAAATTAttaaagtgaattaggattaattttgatttgtggttgttttgattcgtcgttattgttactttcacgtctaattatcaatttcgtgatagtatcatgataagtCAAGCGGGTAGGCAATCgaaggttcgggtaggcaaaatttaggaataagtgtttcgttggatgttggaatgtgcgtgtgaatgtttctttctagtttatcgtgttttatttagatgtatttatttagccggggaatgcctcgagatcacttgtatttattcaccggggaatgtcccgacgtatcatgttggagGAAAATGATCGTGATAAAGGCCCGCGGCGTCGgataaggcattggagcttagtctagattagTTTAggctaggatttatatttttttatttttttatttttcggactgtataattggactgg
This sequence is a window from Capsicum annuum cultivar UCD-10X-F1 unplaced genomic scaffold, UCD10Xv1.1 ctg50351, whole genome shotgun sequence. Protein-coding genes within it:
- the LOC124892750 gene encoding uncharacterized protein LOC124892750 (The sequence of the model RefSeq protein was modified relative to this genomic sequence to represent the inferred CDS: added 94 bases not found in genome assembly) — translated: MKNREDPYAKSRRSRRDELRSELADAPRPEQRLLTAEQQLTWLSSPATMGVLLVTAAADLGGDETDLEGGEEERSRPTLVRRRRREITTERRWWSVRVPGRRTVFACGDCFAGKRREG